The genomic DNA TGGTCAGCCTTTTTACCACCGAAGGTAACGTATTGCTGCCAGAGAATGTGATCCACGATGCTTCAGGATATTGAGGCAGCCCGAAGGAGAAATGAGAAGAGCCTTCGCGCAGCACTTGAGCGTCTGTTAGCTTACTTCAGACAGTTAGGAGCAGAGCGTGTGGTCCTCTTTGGCTCTCTGGCAAGTGGGAAGGTGAATGAGTGGAGCGATATCGACCTGCTGGTGGTGATGCCTTCGGACAGACCGGGGAAGGAATGGCGCAGGACCATCAGTGGAGAGGTGGAGCGACCGGTAGCTCTCGACCTGCTCGTATTCACCAGTTCAGAGTTGGACGAGAATCTCCCTGCGAGTTCCTTGCTCAGAGAAATCATGGCAAATGGAGTTGTGCTCTATGAGAAATGACATCAGCGAGGCTGCCAGATGGCTGGCACAGGCTGAGGACGAACTCCGCGACGCTCGTCTTCTTGCGGATCAGTGTCGGTTCTATCTGGCTCTGTATCTGTCCCAACAGAGCGCTGAGAGGGCATTGAAGGCGTTTCTTTACAGCAGGGGTATTGGACCTCTCCTGACGCATTCTGTCGCACTGCTCATCGAAACCGCAGCGCAACTCGATAGTGCATTCAGCAGAGTTGCGAGGGCGAAGCGTCTCGACGACTACTACATCCCAACACGCTATCCAAACGGACTGCCCGGAGGCATCCCCTCCCGCTACTTCGATGATGCCGAGGAGGTAGAGGAGGCAATTGGAATGAGCGAGAGCATTATGGCACTGGTCAAGGAGCGGACCGAAGAGTCCAGCCATTAACTCTGGTAAAATGAAGTGTCCCATTGTCATATGCGCGAGTACGCGGTACTCTCCAGTGGTGCACTTGATTGAGCAACGTTTTTGAGGACTCGTCCTGACGACCATGTCCACCGAGATGGTCGAGACACTGGAGTCCGTGATGAGAGAGATACGGTCTCGCATCAATGTGGAGGACGATGCCGTAGCAGTCCCTACGGCCGAGATTGAGGCTCTGAAACGGCACACAGTAGTAGTCATGCCTGCCGGTGGCAAGGGAGATCGGATTCGCTCCGAGACTCAGAATGAGGGCATCAACAAGGTCATGATCTGCGTCGGGGGTGGTCAGAGCATGATTGAGCGGACTGTG from Candidatus Thorarchaeota archaeon includes the following:
- a CDS encoding nucleotidyltransferase domain-containing protein, with protein sequence MLQDIEAARRRNEKSLRAALERLLAYFRQLGAERVVLFGSLASGKVNEWSDIDLLVVMPSDRPGKEWRRTISGEVERPVALDLLVFTSSELDENLPASSLLREIMANGVVLYEK
- a CDS encoding HEPN domain-containing protein, with the protein product MRNDISEAARWLAQAEDELRDARLLADQCRFYLALYLSQQSAERALKAFLYSRGIGPLLTHSVALLIETAAQLDSAFSRVARAKRLDDYYIPTRYPNGLPGGIPSRYFDDAEEVEEAIGMSESIMALVKERTEESSH